Part of the Pedobacter roseus genome is shown below.
GTCTTTTGCTTACGTTCAAATTCTGCCATTACCTGCAGGCAGCCTCCGCAAGAAGTAATGGGTTTTAAAATTTCAAAATTATCCGTCTGCGCTGTAATGGCCATACTTTCTATTACCGCATTTGGATATGTGGAACCGATACTGAATAATGCTACGCGTTCGGCACAAAGACCAGATGGATAGGCCAGATTTTCCTGGTTACTGCCCAGTATCGTTTCTCCGGAGGCCAAACGGATGGCTGTACCTACCCTAAATTTCGAATAAGGCGAATAAGAACTGGCTAAAGCTTTTTCCGAAAGTTCGCAAAGCGTCCTGTCTGCCAATGTTAATTCTTCGATACCGGCATATTGCTCAAAGGATATATTTAGATTTATTGATTTCATTTTTAACTGTTTACATCACCGCCTATGTTAAATTTTTATAGCGGGCGAACAATTTAGGTTATTTTTTGTATTAATTATTAAAAACTGCCTTAAATTTAACATTAATGGCATGCTTTTGGCATTTAGTTGACACCAAACACGCTTAGCTTTGAATAAATACGTACGTAAAAGTCTCAAAATTTTATTGTGGGTAATTGCTTCCATCATCATTCTGGTGGTGGGTATAGCCCTGTCTTTAAATATTCCTGCCGTTCAGAATTTTGTTAAAGGCAAAGCCATAAACTACCTTAAAAGCAAAACCAACACAGAAGTTAGTTTAGAAAGCATTAAAATTGCTTTGCCAAAAGACGTGGTTTTAAACAAATTCTACATCGAAGACCGCAAAGGCGATACCTTATTATATGCCGAAAAACTTGCTGTCGACATCAGCTTATTTAAGCTGTTAAAAAACACCGTTGAGATTAATAACATTGAACTAAAAAATGTACGCGCAAATGTGAAGCGTATTAGTCCCGACACAACATTTAATTTTTCTTTCCTGGTGGATGCTTTTGCAAGCGATCAGAAAAAACCGGAGGAAAAGGTAAAAGAAGATACCACCTCTACCCTCAAATTCTCTGTTGATAAAGTTTCGTTCGAAGATATAGGCATTAATTACCGCGATGATGTGGCCGGTAACGATGTGAAATTGTATTTAGGTGCGTTTAAAACAAAGATCAAGGATTTTGATCTGGCCAACCAGCATTATGTAATTAAAGAACTAAGCCTGGTGAATACTTCATTGCGTTATTTACAGCAAAAACCATTGGTTAAACTCGTGCAGCATATTACTAACAGTGTGGATAGTGCAGAGAAAAAGCAGGGTAAATTGCCACTAATTGAGGTACAGAACTTTGTTTTTAGTAATGTAAAGGTAAATTACGACGACCAGATTTCGACCACTAAAGCCATTGCCACAGTCAATGATCTTGGCCTGGCTAACCTGAAAGTAGATTTAACCAATAGCAAATATTCAGTTGATGATGCACATTTAAACAAATCGAATATCCTTTTTGCCTTTAAACCTGCTCCTAGCAACGATTTAAAAAAGGTTAAAGATACCGTGGTGCCAGAAAAGTCGCCATTGGGCCTGATGATCAAAAATATCAGTTTGGCTGATAACAACGTACAATTCGATAACCTGGGCGCAAAACCTGCCCCTAAAGGAATGGATTTTAATCACCTTAAAATTAACCAGCTTAATTTGGGGGCTAGCGATGTAAGTTATAGCGCAGCAGGTATCAAAGCCAATGTTAAAA
Proteins encoded:
- a CDS encoding cytidine deaminase translates to MKSINLNISFEQYAGIEELTLADRTLCELSEKALASSYSPYSKFRVGTAIRLASGETILGSNQENLAYPSGLCAERVALFSIGSTYPNAVIESMAITAQTDNFEILKPITSCGGCLQVMAEFERKQKTPIEVIFYCLNGEVLKVPSVKSLLPFSFVEDRLER